In Candidatus Nitronauta litoralis, one DNA window encodes the following:
- a CDS encoding response regulator, whose protein sequence is MAYEGKKVLVVDDSSVMRQIIKNNLKQLGFSNDNLSDAEDGQMGLKRAQEGGLDLIISDWNMPKMTGIEFLKSVRDDGSIKGIPFLMVTSEADKEKIVEAVQAGVSQYIVKPFNANQLEEKIQAIFK, encoded by the coding sequence ATGGCGTACGAAGGGAAAAAAGTTCTGGTGGTCGATGATTCGTCGGTAATGCGTCAGATCATCAAAAACAACCTGAAACAACTTGGGTTTAGCAATGACAACCTTTCAGATGCCGAGGACGGACAAATGGGGTTGAAGCGGGCTCAAGAGGGAGGACTGGATCTGATCATTTCGGATTGGAATATGCCAAAAATGACGGGGATTGAGTTCCTGAAATCCGTTCGGGATGATGGCTCAATAAAAGGCATCCCATTCCTGATGGTAACCTCAGAAGCGGACAAGGAAAAAATAGTGGAGGCGGTGCAGGCAGGTGTCAGTCAATATATTGTTAAACCTTTCAATGCAAATCAACTGGAAGAAAAAATCCAGGCTATCTTTAAATAG